A stretch of DNA from Cupriavidus taiwanensis:
TGCCTGGGATCGCCAAGGAGACCACCATGCAACGCAAGGAATGGCCGCTGTGGGAAGTGTTCGTGCGCAGCAAGCAGGGCCTGGAACACAAGCACTGCGGCAGCCTGCATGCGGCCGACGCGCAGCAGGCGCTGCACATGGCGCGCGACGTCTATACGCGGCGCCAGGAAGGCGTATCGATCTGGGTGGTGCCGTCCGC
This window harbors:
- the paaB gene encoding 1,2-phenylacetyl-CoA epoxidase subunit PaaB; the encoded protein is MQRKEWPLWEVFVRSKQGLEHKHCGSLHAADAQQALHMARDVYTRRQEGVSIWVVPSAAITASVPEEKPELFDPMADKIYRHPTFYQLPDEVNHM